One Arthrobacter sp. StoSoilB19 DNA window includes the following coding sequences:
- a CDS encoding GntR family transcriptional regulator, translating to MASQSETSPYLMIRNAIISQELPPRAQLVESALAKKYNVSRTPIREALRRLETEGLVERYGSRMQVREYRPEEMLDLYEVRTFLEEAAAKTAALRHTDMDLMLIDRAHQAMVTLDFDAATPAELAAANRTFHERIWAASHSAALLDLLDRILVHFIRYPGTTLSTKERWGRVLKEHEELLVAIRARNAEEAGRIASAHMDEAKNIRIQMYIDAQEISHPRLG from the coding sequence GTGGCGTCGCAATCAGAGACAAGCCCCTACCTGATGATCAGGAACGCCATCATCTCGCAGGAGCTGCCTCCCCGTGCCCAGCTCGTTGAAAGCGCCCTGGCCAAGAAGTACAACGTCTCCCGGACGCCCATCAGGGAAGCCTTGCGGCGCCTCGAAACCGAAGGGCTCGTGGAGCGCTACGGTTCACGCATGCAGGTGCGGGAGTACCGCCCGGAGGAGATGCTGGACCTCTATGAGGTGCGGACCTTCCTGGAGGAGGCGGCCGCAAAAACTGCGGCTCTCCGGCACACGGACATGGACCTGATGCTGATCGACCGCGCGCACCAGGCCATGGTCACCCTTGATTTCGATGCTGCCACTCCGGCTGAACTGGCCGCCGCCAACCGCACCTTCCATGAGCGCATCTGGGCCGCCAGCCACAGCGCCGCCCTCCTTGACCTGCTCGACCGGATCCTGGTCCACTTCATCCGCTACCCCGGCACCACGCTCTCCACCAAGGAGCGCTGGGGCCGCGTGCTGAAGGAGCACGAGGAGCTGCTGGTTGCCATCCGCGCACGGAACGCGGAGGAGGCCGGCCGCATCGCCAGCGCCCACATGGACGAAGCAAAGAACATCCGCATCCAGATGTACATCGACGCCCAGGAAATCAGCCACCCGCGCCTGGGGTAG
- a CDS encoding GntR family transcriptional regulator: MASPIHQRLREDVLASVFAPDEPLTEAKLTERYGASRTPVREALQRLEQDGLVERRGKAVVVRTHSAEEIIDIYESRIILEQAAAAKAAVKATALDRQLLTGLLAQMQQLDPNDGRALAETNRAFHAQLWHATHSPSLIGLLERLDQQVRRYTLTTLTYPGRWPVVLADYAELLDAIGDGDSERAGEIAARHMSDALNIRLKMYADDPRTL, from the coding sequence GTGGCCAGTCCCATCCACCAGCGGCTTCGCGAGGATGTTCTCGCGAGTGTCTTTGCGCCTGACGAGCCGCTCACGGAGGCGAAGCTCACTGAGCGGTACGGGGCATCCCGGACACCTGTGCGGGAGGCGCTGCAGCGGCTGGAACAGGACGGGCTGGTGGAACGGCGCGGCAAGGCGGTGGTGGTCCGTACGCATTCAGCCGAGGAGATCATCGACATCTACGAGTCGAGGATCATCCTGGAGCAGGCCGCCGCGGCCAAGGCTGCCGTCAAGGCAACCGCCCTGGACCGCCAGCTGCTCACGGGGCTGCTGGCGCAGATGCAGCAGCTGGATCCCAATGATGGCCGGGCGCTCGCGGAAACCAACCGCGCCTTCCATGCCCAGCTGTGGCACGCCACCCACAGCCCGTCGCTGATCGGACTGCTGGAACGCCTTGACCAGCAGGTGCGCCGGTACACCCTCACCACCCTGACCTACCCGGGAAGGTGGCCGGTGGTGCTGGCGGACTACGCCGAGCTGCTGGACGCCATCGGGGACGGCGACTCCGAGCGCGCGGGTGAGATCGCCGCCCGCCACATGTCCGACGCCTTGAACATCAGGCTGAAGATGTACGCCGACGATCCCAGGACGCTCTAG
- a CDS encoding PrpF domain-containing protein, whose product MTLLFREEPHAGTLPVTPVPATLVRGGTSKCWIFRDEDLPADALETDRLLIRTFGSPDLRQIDGVGGASSTTSKAITVAGTDRDGTVRYRFAQVAIDKPAVEWASNCGNCATALGLYALHAGLVAPTGEVTRVPILNTVTGLRLVCEIPTPGAQVPAYGGRRLDGQHYPGVPIDVIFQKSSWSSYGAQFPTGNATDDIEVDGKRYQATLIDAGAPAALFAAQDLGLDATASEEALEALVRIAPQLRAAAARRMGLPQNLSSIPKVGVVGPPPAGATGVSARMISMSALHPAIGLTSAVAVAAASGTAGSVVQRNVVPAAEAGLFIHLLKGKTALALDAADPAEVSFQRSARVISESTILVPSD is encoded by the coding sequence ATGACGCTTCTATTCAGGGAAGAGCCGCACGCCGGCACCCTCCCGGTCACCCCGGTGCCGGCCACCCTCGTCCGTGGCGGCACCAGCAAGTGCTGGATATTCCGGGACGAGGACCTTCCGGCTGACGCCCTGGAGACGGACCGTCTCCTCATCCGCACCTTCGGTTCGCCGGATCTCCGCCAGATCGACGGAGTAGGCGGCGCCTCGTCGACCACCAGCAAGGCGATCACCGTGGCCGGCACCGACCGGGACGGAACGGTCCGCTACCGGTTCGCCCAGGTGGCCATCGACAAGCCGGCAGTCGAGTGGGCCAGCAACTGCGGCAACTGCGCAACAGCGCTGGGCCTCTACGCGCTCCATGCCGGGCTGGTCGCTCCCACCGGGGAAGTCACCCGGGTCCCCATCCTGAACACCGTGACCGGGCTGCGCCTCGTTTGCGAGATCCCCACACCGGGGGCGCAGGTACCGGCCTACGGCGGGCGGCGCCTCGACGGCCAGCACTACCCCGGCGTCCCCATCGACGTCATCTTCCAGAAGTCCTCCTGGTCCAGCTACGGTGCACAGTTCCCCACAGGCAACGCCACGGATGACATCGAGGTCGACGGGAAGCGGTACCAGGCGACACTGATCGACGCGGGCGCCCCGGCTGCACTCTTTGCCGCACAGGACCTGGGGCTGGACGCAACCGCCAGCGAGGAAGCCTTGGAGGCGCTGGTCCGGATCGCTCCGCAGTTGCGCGCTGCGGCCGCCCGCAGGATGGGGCTGCCGCAGAACCTCAGCTCCATTCCGAAGGTTGGCGTCGTGGGCCCTCCGCCCGCAGGCGCAACCGGCGTTTCGGCCCGGATGATCTCGATGAGCGCGCTGCACCCCGCCATCGGCCTCACCAGCGCGGTCGCCGTCGCGGCTGCTTCGGGGACCGCAGGCAGCGTGGTGCAGCGCAACGTGGTTCCGGCGGCGGAGGCCGGACTCTTTATCCACTTACTGAAAGGCAAGACGGCGCTGGCATTGGATGCCGCCGATCCCGCTGAAGTCTCCTTTCAACGCTCGGCCCGCGTCATCAGCGAAAGCACCATCCTGGTGCCAAGTGACTGA
- a CDS encoding serine hydrolase — protein sequence MTAVHVPALPVPRSTSSLLVRQDGRTILELGDTTRAGYVASVRKSLLSILFGIQADAGTVSLDATVDELGVDDVGGLLPIERTARLRDLLTSRSGVYHPPSSPGSDEDAFPSRGTKAPGQYFLYNNWDFNAAGAIFEKASGLTVFEAFQKHLAGPLGFDDYDPTRQRMLGDARKSAFPAYHFFLSARDLAKIGMLMAAGGQWEGRQHVPREWVRDSVATYVRRADMAPATGFGNCDYGYLWWLPRESGPQWEGAFLAEGNYGQFLLVLPAIGSVIVHRRFVSDSFAVARNTHTAAASTAGPAPVTHAEFMDLARALVAGPLAR from the coding sequence GTGACCGCCGTCCACGTCCCCGCACTTCCGGTGCCCCGGAGCACCTCGTCCCTGCTGGTCCGCCAGGACGGCAGGACCATCCTTGAACTCGGCGACACCACCCGCGCCGGTTACGTCGCCTCCGTGCGCAAGAGCCTGCTTTCGATCCTTTTCGGAATCCAGGCGGACGCCGGCACGGTCAGCCTCGACGCCACAGTCGATGAGCTCGGTGTTGATGATGTTGGCGGCCTGCTGCCCATCGAGCGGACGGCCCGGCTCCGTGACCTGTTGACGTCGCGTTCGGGCGTCTACCATCCGCCCTCCAGCCCGGGCAGTGACGAGGATGCCTTCCCTTCACGTGGCACAAAAGCACCGGGGCAGTATTTCCTCTACAACAACTGGGATTTCAACGCCGCGGGCGCGATCTTCGAGAAGGCCAGCGGCCTGACCGTCTTCGAAGCGTTCCAGAAGCACCTGGCCGGTCCGCTGGGGTTCGACGACTACGACCCCACACGCCAGCGCATGCTGGGGGACGCCCGAAAGTCCGCCTTCCCTGCCTACCACTTCTTCCTCTCCGCCCGGGACCTGGCCAAGATCGGGATGCTGATGGCTGCCGGCGGCCAGTGGGAGGGACGGCAGCATGTCCCCCGGGAGTGGGTCAGGGACAGCGTGGCCACCTATGTCAGGCGCGCAGACATGGCGCCGGCCACCGGTTTTGGCAACTGCGACTACGGCTACCTGTGGTGGCTCCCCCGGGAATCCGGCCCGCAGTGGGAGGGGGCGTTCCTGGCGGAGGGCAACTACGGCCAGTTCCTGCTGGTCCTGCCGGCGATCGGGAGCGTCATTGTGCACCGGCGCTTCGTCAGCGACAGCTTCGCCGTCGCCCGGAACACCCACACGGCAGCTGCCTCGACGGCAGGCCCCGCTCCGGTGACCCACGCCGAATTCATGGACCTTGCCCGGGCGCTGGTTGCCGGGCCCCTGGCCCGGTAG
- a CDS encoding LysR family transcriptional regulator: protein MAILDLHRLHVLREVGRSGSLTSAAAALSFTTSAVSQQIAKLEQEMGVVLIERHPRGVVLTEAGHALLHYADDIDRTVEAARAEMGEFAGLRRGQLRLGTFPTGGASLMPDVVLAFRARHPEVAVTVVSARRDGLLERLRRREIELTLLWDYPWQQIEDPDLALVRLTNDPTVLLVPREHPIAKLGSVRIGALSDQEWVVRDEHPVADVLSRVCRDAGFEPRIAFAANDYQETQGMVAAGIGIALAPRLALTALRPDVVAVPLAGSPKRRILLAHLANRRLSPAAQQATKVFRSIAKGAAS, encoded by the coding sequence ATGGCAATCCTCGATCTCCACCGGCTCCATGTGCTCCGTGAGGTGGGCCGTTCCGGCTCCCTGACCTCGGCTGCTGCCGCCCTTTCCTTCACCACCTCGGCGGTGTCGCAGCAGATAGCCAAACTCGAACAGGAGATGGGCGTGGTCCTCATCGAGCGCCATCCCCGGGGCGTGGTCCTGACCGAGGCGGGGCACGCCCTGCTGCACTACGCCGACGACATCGACAGGACCGTTGAAGCTGCCCGCGCCGAAATGGGGGAGTTCGCGGGCCTTCGGCGGGGCCAGCTCCGGCTTGGGACCTTTCCCACCGGCGGGGCCTCCCTGATGCCCGACGTTGTGCTGGCGTTCCGCGCCCGCCACCCGGAGGTGGCAGTGACGGTTGTCAGCGCCCGCCGGGACGGACTGCTGGAGCGGCTGCGGCGGCGGGAAATCGAACTGACGCTGCTGTGGGACTATCCCTGGCAGCAGATCGAGGACCCTGACCTGGCCCTGGTCAGGCTGACGAACGATCCAACTGTGCTGCTGGTACCGCGGGAGCACCCCATTGCGAAACTGGGCTCGGTCCGCATCGGCGCCTTGAGCGACCAGGAATGGGTGGTGCGCGATGAGCACCCCGTGGCCGACGTCCTCAGCCGGGTATGCCGCGACGCCGGGTTCGAACCGCGGATCGCCTTCGCCGCCAACGATTACCAGGAGACACAGGGCATGGTGGCGGCCGGTATCGGGATCGCCCTGGCACCCAGGCTGGCGCTGACGGCCCTGCGGCCCGACGTCGTGGCGGTCCCGCTCGCCGGGTCCCCAAAGCGCCGGATCCTCCTGGCCCACCTGGCAAACCGGCGGCTCAGCCCCGCGGCGCAGCAGGCAACCAAGGTGTTCCGTTCCATCGCCAAGGGCGCAGCTTCCTGA
- the tcuA gene encoding FAD-dependent tricarballylate dehydrogenase TcuA: MMIKSDVLVVGGGNAGFAAALAAAERGRKVVLLEKAREAASGGNSFYTAGATRISHDGLQELIEFVEPDERHAASEVPAYTAAEYLADLSKVSEGRNDPELSAVLVNESNPTLRWLQGMGLKYRLMYERQAYRTQDGGYLFWGGLHVGNVGGGKGLMADHRAAAERMGVEVIYDCAATGLVKEDGRVCGVRYRSSSEEGELRAESVILASGGFEASPELRRRHLGEGWQNAKVRGTPGNTGEMILAALDAGAARGGDWSTCHSVAWDAWHPENESNLALTNQLTRGGYPLGIVVNSDGKRFVDEGADYRNYTYAKYGRDILAQPGSAAFQIFDASSRPMLRAEEYDMPGVSVVTAPTLAELAQKAGISPEGLEETVHNFNASITGSSPFDPNVKDGRRADTQPPKSNWARSIATGPFYAFPVTCGITFTFGGLKTDTWGRVLTEDAEPLEGLYACGEALGGLFSGNYPGGSGLAAGAVFGRRAGSIA, encoded by the coding sequence ATGATGATCAAGAGCGACGTTTTGGTAGTGGGCGGCGGCAACGCTGGATTTGCGGCAGCACTTGCAGCCGCCGAGCGTGGACGCAAAGTTGTCCTGCTGGAAAAGGCGCGGGAAGCCGCCTCGGGCGGCAACAGCTTCTACACCGCCGGTGCCACGCGCATCTCCCACGACGGGCTCCAGGAGCTCATCGAATTCGTGGAACCGGATGAGCGGCACGCCGCCAGCGAAGTCCCCGCGTACACCGCTGCCGAATACCTTGCCGATCTGTCCAAGGTCTCTGAAGGGCGCAACGACCCCGAACTGTCCGCAGTCCTGGTCAACGAAAGCAACCCGACCTTGCGCTGGCTTCAGGGCATGGGACTCAAATACCGCCTGATGTACGAACGCCAGGCGTACCGGACCCAGGACGGCGGGTATCTGTTCTGGGGCGGACTGCACGTGGGCAACGTGGGCGGCGGCAAGGGACTCATGGCCGACCACCGCGCCGCCGCAGAGCGCATGGGCGTGGAGGTTATCTATGATTGCGCAGCCACCGGACTGGTCAAGGAGGACGGCCGCGTGTGCGGGGTCCGGTACCGCAGCTCATCCGAAGAAGGTGAGCTCCGGGCCGAGTCGGTCATCCTCGCCTCGGGAGGGTTCGAAGCCTCGCCTGAACTGCGCCGCCGGCACCTGGGGGAGGGCTGGCAGAACGCGAAGGTGCGCGGCACGCCGGGCAACACTGGGGAGATGATCCTCGCTGCGCTGGACGCCGGGGCGGCCAGGGGCGGCGACTGGTCCACGTGCCACAGCGTGGCCTGGGACGCCTGGCACCCGGAGAACGAGAGCAACCTGGCGCTCACCAACCAGCTCACCCGCGGCGGGTACCCGCTGGGCATCGTGGTGAACAGCGACGGGAAGCGGTTCGTGGACGAGGGCGCCGACTACCGCAACTACACCTACGCGAAGTACGGCCGGGACATCCTTGCCCAGCCGGGCTCGGCCGCCTTCCAGATCTTTGACGCTTCTTCCCGCCCCATGCTGCGCGCCGAGGAGTACGACATGCCGGGCGTCTCGGTGGTCACCGCTCCAACCCTCGCCGAGCTGGCCCAAAAGGCCGGTATCAGCCCCGAGGGTTTGGAGGAGACGGTGCACAACTTCAATGCTTCGATCACCGGCAGCTCGCCCTTCGACCCCAACGTCAAGGACGGACGCCGGGCCGACACCCAGCCGCCGAAGAGCAACTGGGCCCGCAGCATCGCCACCGGCCCGTTCTACGCTTTCCCGGTGACCTGCGGCATCACCTTCACCTTCGGTGGCCTCAAGACGGACACCTGGGGCCGCGTGCTCACCGAAGACGCGGAGCCGCTCGAAGGGCTGTATGCCTGCGGGGAAGCGCTGGGCGGACTGTTCAGCGGAAACTACCCCGGCGGCTCCGGGCTTGCGGCGGGCGCCGTCTTCGGCCGCCGTGCCGGCTCCATCGCCTAG
- a CDS encoding iron ABC transporter permease, translating to MSLKTTEAASRVEARLAPKPEPRNYRSARTLAGLRKNTPGLIVLVILGVLIVLPLALVLLAAFSDSVPRPGSISLGGLTLSNLALLATPEALGALVNSLMVGAGSALIALLIGAFLAFVCARSDAPWRKFIFFIGMAPMFIPALVGALAWSLLCSPSAGYINIFLRDLGIDAAINIYSLPGLVFVLGIFYAPYAFLLLHSSLSMMNADLEEAATVHGAPLRTMLRTVTLPLALPAILGSAVLVFALTMENFPVAQVIGNPAGVDTLPTYIYRLMSATPAKSNQAASVAVILTVALMAVTLIQQRIINKRKFTTMTGKGNRPRQVPLRKMRWPFTILALAYFAVSVVLPMLALLAASMQATPFVSSMSQLLEANSLSFAKLIEVLGSNDFQLALKNSVLVALIAAFAGTTLSFIASYIRYRTKSKVGRLIELVAMTPLAVPAIVMGIGLLWTWLLLPLPIYGTLAILAVACVAVFMPQGYRGVSASMLQMDQDLEDSAVMLGAGRTRSVLDVTLPLMRVGIMSSFLLFLMLSMRELSASIFLFTSNTRILSILVFDNFDNGQSQAAAAVSVLYCLVIGILAVIAQKVGGERKTKN from the coding sequence ATGAGCCTCAAGACCACCGAGGCGGCCAGCCGCGTCGAGGCCCGCCTGGCGCCGAAGCCCGAACCCCGGAACTACCGCTCTGCCCGGACCCTTGCCGGCCTCCGGAAGAACACGCCGGGCCTGATCGTCCTGGTGATCCTCGGCGTCCTCATCGTCCTCCCCCTTGCCCTGGTCCTGCTCGCCGCGTTCTCGGACAGCGTTCCCCGGCCGGGCAGCATCTCCCTGGGCGGCCTGACGCTGTCCAACCTGGCACTGCTGGCCACCCCGGAAGCACTCGGGGCCCTGGTCAACTCGCTCATGGTCGGCGCAGGCTCGGCACTCATCGCCCTGCTGATCGGCGCATTCCTGGCCTTCGTGTGCGCCCGCTCCGATGCGCCGTGGCGGAAGTTCATCTTCTTCATCGGCATGGCGCCGATGTTCATCCCCGCCCTGGTGGGCGCCCTGGCCTGGTCCCTGCTCTGCTCGCCCAGCGCCGGCTACATCAACATCTTCCTCCGCGACCTGGGCATTGACGCCGCCATCAACATCTACAGCCTCCCGGGCCTGGTGTTCGTGCTGGGAATCTTCTACGCCCCGTACGCCTTCCTGCTGCTGCACAGCTCGCTGTCGATGATGAACGCCGACCTCGAAGAGGCAGCCACCGTCCACGGGGCTCCGCTGCGCACCATGCTGCGGACCGTCACCCTGCCCCTGGCCCTGCCGGCCATCCTGGGCTCCGCCGTCCTGGTCTTCGCGCTGACGATGGAAAACTTCCCCGTGGCCCAGGTCATCGGCAACCCCGCCGGCGTGGACACGCTGCCCACCTATATCTACCGCCTCATGAGTGCCACTCCGGCCAAGAGCAACCAGGCTGCCAGCGTCGCCGTGATCCTGACCGTTGCGCTGATGGCCGTGACCCTCATCCAGCAGCGCATCATCAACAAGCGCAAATTCACCACCATGACCGGCAAGGGCAACCGTCCCCGGCAGGTGCCGCTGCGCAAGATGCGCTGGCCCTTCACCATCCTGGCCCTGGCCTACTTCGCGGTGTCCGTCGTCCTGCCCATGCTCGCACTGCTCGCCGCGTCCATGCAGGCCACCCCCTTCGTGTCCTCGATGTCGCAGCTGCTGGAGGCCAATTCCCTCAGCTTCGCCAAGCTGATCGAAGTCCTCGGATCCAACGATTTCCAGCTCGCCCTCAAGAACAGTGTCCTGGTGGCCCTGATCGCGGCATTCGCCGGCACCACCCTCAGCTTCATCGCCTCCTACATCCGCTACCGCACCAAGTCCAAGGTGGGACGGCTGATCGAACTGGTCGCCATGACCCCCCTTGCCGTCCCCGCCATCGTGATGGGCATCGGACTGCTCTGGACCTGGCTGCTGCTGCCCCTGCCCATCTACGGCACCCTGGCGATCCTCGCCGTCGCCTGCGTTGCAGTGTTCATGCCCCAGGGCTACCGCGGCGTCTCCGCATCGATGCTCCAGATGGACCAGGACCTCGAGGACAGCGCGGTCATGCTCGGCGCCGGACGGACCCGGTCCGTCCTGGACGTCACCCTGCCCCTGATGCGCGTCGGCATCATGTCCTCGTTCCTGCTGTTCCTCATGCTGTCCATGCGTGAGCTCAGCGCCTCCATCTTCCTCTTCACCTCGAACACCCGGATCCTGTCCATCCTCGTGTTCGACAACTTCGACAACGGCCAGAGCCAGGCAGCTGCCGCCGTCAGCGTCCTGTACTGCCTCGTCATCGGAATCCTCGCCGTCATCGCCCAAAAAGTCGGCGGCGAACGCAAGACCAAGAACTGA
- a CDS encoding ABC transporter ATP-binding protein has translation MKISIQNLQLKYGSFTAIENLNLDIEDGEALVLLGQSGCGKTSTMRCIAGLEEPTSGRIIIDDVVVFDSEKGINLPPNKRNVGMVFQSYAVWPHMTVAQNVAYSLKQKKLSKSEIDERVREALTLVGLEPYADRGASLLSGGQMQRVALARSLVMRPSVLMLDEPLSNLDARLRDRLRVELREIQLQLGLTCVYVTHDQHEAFALADRIALLQGGRIVQMGAPQHMYEAPASASIAHFLGVSNIMDCTPEGTATGATTARIANSELTIQSAQQASDAGASPKVCIRAEDLQITAMPTEHPNSWPGTVRVAGFQGNDIRYAIQLESGPELDALGGLRRGEQHKVGDRVWVTVNPREVQILPAEVLA, from the coding sequence ATGAAAATCAGCATTCAAAACCTGCAGCTGAAGTACGGAAGCTTCACTGCCATCGAAAACCTCAACCTCGACATTGAAGACGGCGAGGCACTGGTCCTCCTGGGCCAGTCGGGCTGCGGCAAGACCAGCACGATGCGCTGCATCGCCGGCCTGGAGGAGCCCACCTCGGGGCGGATCATCATCGACGACGTTGTGGTCTTCGACTCCGAAAAGGGCATCAACCTGCCCCCGAACAAGCGCAACGTCGGCATGGTCTTCCAGTCCTACGCGGTATGGCCGCACATGACGGTTGCCCAGAACGTTGCCTATTCGCTCAAGCAGAAGAAGCTCTCCAAGAGCGAAATCGATGAGCGCGTCAGGGAGGCGCTCACGCTGGTCGGCCTGGAGCCCTACGCCGACCGCGGCGCCAGCCTGCTCAGCGGTGGCCAGATGCAGCGCGTGGCCCTGGCACGCAGCCTGGTCATGCGGCCCAGCGTGCTCATGCTCGACGAACCGCTCTCCAACCTTGACGCCCGCCTGCGTGACCGGCTCCGGGTTGAACTGCGTGAGATCCAGCTCCAGTTGGGGCTCACCTGCGTGTACGTCACCCACGACCAGCACGAAGCCTTCGCCCTGGCAGACCGCATCGCCCTGCTCCAGGGCGGCCGGATTGTGCAGATGGGCGCCCCGCAGCACATGTACGAGGCACCCGCCAGCGCCTCGATCGCCCACTTCCTGGGTGTTTCCAACATCATGGACTGCACCCCGGAGGGCACGGCCACCGGCGCCACCACGGCACGCATCGCCAACAGTGAGCTCACCATTCAGTCGGCGCAGCAGGCCAGTGATGCGGGCGCATCCCCCAAGGTCTGCATCCGGGCCGAGGACCTGCAGATCACCGCCATGCCCACCGAACACCCCAACTCGTGGCCGGGGACGGTACGCGTGGCGGGCTTCCAGGGGAACGACATCCGGTACGCCATCCAGCTGGAATCCGGGCCCGAACTGGACGCACTGGGCGGGCTGAGGCGCGGCGAACAGCACAAGGTGGGGGACCGCGTGTGGGTCACCGTCAACCCCCGCGAAGTCCAGATCTTGCCGGCTGAGGTCCTCGCATGA
- a CDS encoding extracellular solute-binding protein, protein MKLASKLPAFTAAGVLLALSLAGCGSPAQSAGVVTATAAVNTDNGLVINGESIADKDTYEKAKTQTLSLYSGYTDSSESALVDAFTKDTGIKVNVVRLTPNKLSERVLSEQGAGKLSADVIRTSDYRIAKSMEDAKVWKAYDVPGASALKDVSVDGGQFTRMFNSVYTLGYNTQLVKEADAPKSWADAVGGKWQGKLGIVQGGSGGSTAALNRFMETKMGGDYFARYAAQKPKIYDSLGAEATALARGEVAVGTVTISGTNISAVQDKAPVKFIVPEEGLVSYDYYLGMTGTATNVEAAKVFMNYNLSKQGQQVFAQIGEYPVRTDVAPPTIMGVTLPAVDSGKVYRMQNTDAVTYGKDDLAKWNQVFGYTK, encoded by the coding sequence ATGAAGTTAGCGTCCAAACTTCCCGCCTTCACCGCAGCCGGAGTGCTGCTCGCCCTCAGCCTGGCCGGGTGCGGAAGCCCCGCCCAGAGTGCCGGCGTGGTCACTGCCACCGCAGCTGTGAACACCGACAACGGACTGGTGATCAACGGCGAATCCATCGCGGACAAGGACACCTACGAGAAGGCCAAGACCCAGACCCTGTCCCTCTACTCCGGCTACACCGATTCCTCTGAAAGCGCGCTGGTTGACGCCTTCACCAAGGACACCGGCATCAAGGTCAACGTCGTCCGGCTCACCCCGAACAAGCTCTCCGAACGCGTTCTCTCCGAACAGGGCGCCGGCAAGCTCAGCGCCGACGTCATCCGCACCTCCGACTACCGGATTGCCAAGTCCATGGAGGACGCCAAGGTCTGGAAGGCCTATGACGTACCCGGCGCCTCGGCCCTCAAGGACGTTTCCGTGGACGGCGGCCAGTTCACCCGCATGTTCAACTCCGTCTACACCCTGGGCTACAACACCCAGCTGGTGAAGGAAGCCGATGCCCCCAAGTCCTGGGCGGATGCCGTCGGCGGCAAGTGGCAGGGCAAGCTGGGCATCGTCCAGGGCGGCTCGGGCGGCAGCACCGCTGCGCTGAACAGGTTCATGGAAACCAAGATGGGCGGCGACTACTTCGCCAGGTACGCTGCGCAGAAGCCCAAGATCTACGACTCCCTGGGTGCTGAAGCCACGGCGCTGGCCCGCGGTGAAGTGGCCGTGGGCACGGTCACCATCAGCGGCACCAACATCTCGGCCGTCCAGGACAAGGCCCCGGTCAAGTTCATCGTCCCCGAGGAAGGACTCGTCTCGTACGACTATTACCTGGGCATGACGGGCACCGCCACGAACGTGGAAGCCGCGAAGGTCTTCATGAACTACAACCTTTCCAAGCAGGGCCAGCAGGTCTTTGCGCAGATCGGTGAATACCCGGTCCGCACCGACGTGGCACCGCCCACCATCATGGGCGTGACGCTCCCCGCCGTCGATTCCGGCAAGGTCTACCGCATGCAGAACACCGACGCCGTGACCTACGGCAAGGACGACCTTGCCAAGTGGAACCAGGTCTTCGGCTACACCAAGTAA
- a CDS encoding intradiol ring-cleavage dioxygenase, protein MTTSRTPRQPDLDQPHPDHDRGLEFDLNTLVSRRSLGLFLGAGGAVAALAACTPAGTSGSVSPASSTAAAATSSASATTTDSAVTPTLTRVIAECGVEIPQETAGPYPGDGSNGPNVLEASGVVRKDITSSFGTASAKAEGVPLTFILTLLDNAKGCTPMAGAAVYAWHCDRDGKYSMYDSSLKNENYLRGVQEADANGQVTFTSIFPAAYSGRWPHIHFEVFESMNNATAAGQVLAVSQIALPQAACDDVYATPGYERSVANMTRTTLKSDNVFGNDGGIYQLATMTGSAAEGYTAGLNVTI, encoded by the coding sequence ATGACCACTTCACGCACACCCCGCCAGCCCGACCTTGACCAGCCGCACCCCGACCACGACCGGGGGCTGGAGTTCGACTTGAACACCCTGGTAAGCCGCAGGTCCCTGGGACTGTTCCTGGGCGCAGGCGGTGCTGTGGCCGCGCTCGCCGCCTGCACGCCGGCCGGAACCTCTGGCTCTGTCTCCCCGGCATCAAGCACGGCGGCGGCCGCCACATCCTCCGCGTCTGCCACGACCACTGACTCCGCCGTCACTCCGACGCTGACCAGGGTCATCGCCGAGTGCGGCGTGGAAATCCCGCAGGAGACCGCAGGCCCCTATCCGGGGGATGGCTCCAACGGACCGAATGTCCTGGAGGCATCCGGGGTGGTGCGGAAGGACATCACGTCGAGCTTCGGGACTGCCTCCGCAAAGGCGGAGGGCGTTCCGCTGACCTTCATCCTGACCCTCCTGGACAACGCCAAGGGCTGCACCCCGATGGCCGGTGCCGCGGTGTACGCCTGGCACTGCGACCGGGACGGAAAATACTCGATGTACGACTCGAGCCTGAAGAACGAGAACTACCTGCGCGGCGTGCAGGAAGCCGACGCCAACGGGCAGGTCACGTTCACGTCGATCTTCCCGGCCGCCTACTCCGGGCGCTGGCCGCACATCCACTTCGAAGTGTTTGAGTCCATGAACAATGCCACCGCCGCCGGGCAGGTATTGGCCGTCTCCCAGATCGCGCTGCCGCAGGCGGCCTGCGACGACGTGTACGCCACCCCCGGGTACGAGCGCAGCGTCGCGAACATGACCCGCACAACGCTCAAGTCGGACAACGTGTTCGGGAACGACGGCGGCATCTACCAGCTGGCAACGATGACCGGTTCCGCCGCGGAGGGCTATACGGCGGGACTCAACGTGACAATCTAG